The Armatimonadota bacterium DNA window ACGTCTGGTCTCACGCCGATAAGTCCAATTCCTGGCCATATCAAGTCGCTGGAATCTGGTCCGGACAAGAAGGATCATTCCTTCTGTGGGCGCTTTGCGCCGGACTTTTTGGAGTTCTCGTCGCGAGGAATGCTGGCGAGTTTAAGAAGCCGTTTCTGCAGGTCTATGGACTGTTTCTCGCTGCGCTCACCGGCATCCTCGCTTACGAATCTCCGTTCAATTTGAACCTCATCGACGGGAAGACAATCGCCAATCCTGCCGATGGCGTTGGGCTTGCACCATCTCTACAAAACTACTGGGTCACCATCCATCCGCCGGTGATCTTCCTTGGATTTGGCTCGCTTACCGCCGTATTTGCATTAGCCGTTGCGGCACTAATCCGGCGCAGCTATACAAACTGGATTCCGATCGTGCGACCGTGGGCGATTATCTCGTTGACCTTGGTCGGACTTGGGCTCTGCATGGGCGGATTCTGGGCATACGAAACCCTGGGTTGGGGTGGATTCTGGATGTGGGATCCGGTTGAAAACGTCAGCTTTGTGCCTTGGTGTTTCATGGCGGCTTTCGTTCACGGAGTGCTCGTTCAGTCGGCACGCAAGAAGTGGCAATTCACTAATATCCTGCTCGGTGGTTTGCCGTTCCTTGCGTTTGTTTACGGAACCTATCTCACTCGCTCAGGAATCCTTAGCGAGACCAGCGTCCATAGCTTCGCTGAAATGGACCGATCGGCTCTCAAGATTATGATGAGCATCCTCGGCGTAACCTGCCTTGGGTTCTTTGGACTTTTGATCGCGCGCTTCATTAAGGATCGTGATAAAAAGCCAGCCGAAACTCCAAAGGTAAGTGGTACCAGTCGTGAGAATTTCTACCGCTACGGCATCATTTTTCTCCTTGGCCTTGGCCTTGCGACAGGGATCGGAATGAGCGTGCCACTTTTCATGGCTCTCTCCGGACAAAAGACAAAGGTGGTCGAAGAGCACCAATATCACATGGTTGTGCCCTGGCTCTTTGTGCCGATCATGTACCTGCTGGCAATCACACCTTTCGTCTCTTGGAAGTCGGTGCCAATGACAGAGATTTTCAAGAAGTTCTACACGATAATGTGTATCACGATCGGCATTACAGGAACTGCAATGCTTGTAATGGTTGTCAGCCCATTTTCGAAGGTCGCTGAGCTGCAAAGAGTTGTAAGTTTTCCTGCCGGTTTAAGCGTGAAGGGATTGGGCTGGGTTCTCTTCCTGACCGCCATGTGCTTGTTGGTCATTGTTGGCAACACCTGGCGACTATTCGAGGTGCGAAAAGCAAAGAAACTTGCTTGGGGGCCGTTCGTCTCTCATATAGGACTTGCGGTATTGATGGTTGGTCTGATCATTTCGAGAGGTTTTGAACGACACTTAACAGCGATGGTGATGGATGGACATCCAGGTCAAGCCTTCACTTATGCCATTAAGTACCGTGGAATGACATCCAATAAATATGACCGCAACAACAAGGTCATCTTTGATATCTTTGATGCACATAAAGGTGAAAAACCACTCTTCAGCATTGCACCTGGCCTGTACTATGTTAAGGGACAAGACGGTACTGAAAATCCGATGATCTGGCCTGATATAAAGCGCCACCCGTACTACGACTTTTACTTCACCTTGAACCCACCTCAATCGGAAGGAACCACGCCGATCGAGTTCAAAGTTGGCGATTCTAAGACAGTGGATCAGTTCACGATCACCTACCTCGGGATGAAGAGGGAAGGTGAAGCTGGGATGGGCGGCACCAAGTTCGGAGCAGAGCTACGGGTCAACGACGGCACCAAGACCTACACGATTACGCCGAAACTTGAGCTCAGCTTAGATTCTTCTGGACCGGTTCACCACGATGCGAACTTGGACAAGTCAATCAAGGTCTCACTGGTTTCGATGAATGCTGCCAATAACTCGGCAACACTCCAGTTCAACTTGGCTAGCCCGATCTATCCGGTCGAGATCTATCACAAGCCACTCACGATTTTCGTTTGGTTGGGCACGGCAATCATGGCGCTCGGTGGATTCATGTCCGCGCTCTATCGCCGCGCACCAAAGGCTACTTCAGACGACAGTTTAGAGCCTGAACAAGGCTCTGATGAGAATCGCAAGGGAACGAAAAAACTTGCACCCATTCACTAAGGAACATCAACAAAAATGAAAAGAATCACATCTATCTCTCTTCTTCTCGGTTTGGGCGCGATGGCTCTCGCACTCGGCACGATGGGCAAAGTGTTCAATGACACTTACAATGTCAAGGCTGACTCGAATCTTGGAAAAGCCAAGTGCGCCGTCTGCCACGCTAAGACAACTGGTGGCGCGCTGAACCCATACGGCACCGACTTGAAGGCAGCATTGAACGGCAGTAAGAAGCTCACAAGTGCAATGTTGAAGAGCGTTGAAGGCAAGGACTCGGATGGCGATGGTCGCAAGAACATCGACGAGATCAAGGCCGATAAAATGCCTGGCAAGAAAGACTAACCGAATACATATTCCAGAGTCACAGCTACGCTTCTGGGCACTGTGACTCTGGAACCCAAACCGTCAAAGCCCCAGAATCTATCCCAAATTTCACCTTTTATGATCAAAATCAGACCTACGAGAAAGCTCCTCCTCGGCATCCTTCCACTCCTGATCGCGATCACACCATTTTTCTTCGCTTTTGCCCAAGCGCAAGAGCCTCCGGCAGAGGAGGCCGTTCCAGTTTCCGAAGCGAATCAAACATGTCTCGGTTGCCACGACCCGGCAAATGAAGGTGCCCCTGGTGTCCACATGGCGGCTCTTCAAGGCTCGCCCCACGCGTCAAACGATTGTACGGACTGTCACGCCGAATTCACCGCGGATGCACCGCATACGACCGAGATGAAGAAGTCGAAGGTCGCCTGCGAAAACTGTCATCCCGATGTCGTTGAGGCATTCAATAGCTCGGCCCACGGCCAAAAAGCGGCGACAGATACCGAAGTTCCAACTTGCATCTCCTGCCACACTGCCGGTACCGATCCGCATGCGATTCAGCCGAGCAATACGCTAACAAAGAAGGCAAGAGTCGAAAAGTGCTCGCTATGCCACAACGATAAGGCGATCATGACCCGCCACGGCGTTGATCCCGAAGCAGTGAGCAGTTATGAAGCCAGCTTCCACGGTAAAGCATTTTTGAAGTTTGAGAACTCTAAGACGGCGATCTGTACCGACTGTCACACCAACCACTCGGTGATGGCCGCAACGAATCCCAAGTCGTCCACCAACGACGCCAACGTGGCCAAGACCTGCGGACAAGCGGGTTGTCACCCAGGGGCAACTGCAAGCTTTGCCCAATCAGGATTTAGCCATCTACACATCACGATCAAAGACAATCCACTTCTTTCAGCCATCGAGTGGTTCTTCAAGATTCTCACGTTTGGTGTGATTGGATTCCTCTTGATGGGCGTTGCGTTCGACATGAAGGCCGCGCTGTTCAGCAAGAAGCCGATCGCGGTTACTCGTCCGGTGGCGTTTACGGTGGCTGCCGCGTTCTTCTTCCTCGTTCTCTCGATCATCCTAGCAGTGCTGAAGCAGCCATACGGCTTGTACACCACGGCCGCTGCAGTCATCATGGGTGCAGCATCTGGCGCGTTCCATGTCGCCTCAAAGCCCAAGCGCGACATTGACCTTCCAGTCGAACGAAGATTCCAGCGGTTTACCGTTTCGCAACGGCTCCAGCACCTGACCTTGATGATCACTTTCATCCTGCTGGTGCTTACCGGAATGCCAATCCGCTATCCAAACAACGATGTGATGCGAGGGGCATATCTGGCTCTGGGTGGAATGGATGTGATGCGCCTCGTCCACCGAGTATCAGCGGTCATTCTGATCATCGCTTGGATCTATCACACAATTGAACTCCTCGTCCGATGGAAGAAAGCTGGATTCTCGATGGATTCGTGGACGATGTGGCCCCGAAAGAAGGACTTCTCAGACGTGGTCGGAACAGTGAAGTACCACCTTGGAATGGCACCAGAAGAACCTGAATTCGACCGATTCCAGTTCCGTGAGAAGTTCGACTACTTCGCCGTCTACTGGGGTATGCCGATCATGGTGTTCTCGGGATTGATTCTGTGGTACCCAGTTTTCTACAGCCAGTTCCTACCAAGTATCGGGCTCCCGATCGCCTTCATTGCCCATAGCGACGAAGCGGTTCTGGCGTTCCTAACCATCGCGACGTGGCACTTCTACAACACACACTTCAACCCTCATCACTTCCCGATGAATCCTGTTTTCATCACAGGTGAAGTAGGAGAGAAGGATATGCAACGCGAACATCCGCTCGAATACAAGCGCATTGTCGAAAGCGGAGAACTCCCAGAGGAGTAATCAGACACAAGAATCCCCGCCGATTTCGGCGGGGATTCTTGTATGTTAGACGTTAAATCTGAAGAGCATCACATCGCCCTCTTGGACGATGTACTCTTTGCCTTCACTTCGTACGAGCCCCTTCTCCTTGGCAGCTTGCATATTGCCACTGGCCACAAGGTCGTTAAAGGAGACTGTTTCGGCTCGAATAAATCCACGCTCAAAATCGGAGTGAATCACGCCAGCGGCTTGAGGCGCGGTCATACCTTGCTTGATTGTCCATGCTCGGGTTTCTTTAGGGCCTGTTGTCAGATAGGTCTGGAGGCCGAGCAAGTGATAGGTCGCCTTGACCAGTTCCTGAAGGCCGCCATCTTCGACTCCTAGACATTTCAAAAATTCAGAGCGATCTTCTTCAGGTAGCTCGATCAGTTCGGATTCAACCTGAGCGGAGATGACGACAACTTCGGCGCCTTCCTTGCTGGCGAGGGCTTTGACGGAGTCAACCCAAGCATTGCCTTTCGCAAGGTCATCCTCGCTCACGTTGGTGGCGTAGATGATCGGCTTTCCGCTGAGCAATCCGAGAGGCGCGATGGCCGCCGCTTCGTCTTCTGTGAGGGTGACTGATCGCGCTGGTTTGCCTTCGTCCAGGACCGGGATGATCTTCTCCAGCGCATCAACTTCGACTTGGGCTTCCTTCTTCATCCGAGCGTCTTTGCGGGCGCGTTCAATTCGCCGTTCGATTTGGGCGATGTCCGAATAAATCAGTTCGAGATTGATCACTTCGATATCGCGAAGAGGATCAACCGAGCCGTTGACGTGAATGATATCGTCGTTGTCAAAGCAGCGAACGACATGGATGATGGCATCCACTTCTCGAATGTTGGCCAGAAACTGATTGCCAAGTCCTTCGCCTTTGCTGGCACCCTTCACCAATCCGGCAATGTCCACCAACTCCAGCCGTGCCGGAAGAATGGTCTCCGAACCGGAAATCTTGGCGAGAACTTCTAGCCGAGAATCAGGGACGCTGACCATGCCGACATTCGGCTCGATCGTGCAGAAAGGGAAGTTAGCGGCCTGAGCCTTCGAATTTGCCACCACTGCATTAAACAGAGTGGACTTTCCAACATTGGGCAAACCGACGATTCCTGCGCGTAACATAGCCTTTAAACGAACCTTTTGGGGACGGGCTATTGTACCGCGCGGGGCTAATTGACTTCCGAAACAAAGACGTCCGTGTTCGAAATCTTGAGGTCGTATTTCTTGCCGAGCACGACGATGCCCTTGATGTTCATGCTTTTCCAGGCCTTCGGTAGATTCGGCTTGCACGATAGCCAATAGCCGTTTTTCAGCTCTTTGGTCCAGTTTGCGCCGGAAACCGGTTCTTCGTCGATCCGAATGCCTGCGAAGCCGTAGAGCACAGTCTGTAAGCATCCCCCCGCGCCAGTCGTAAAGTACGTCAGAGATCGCTTTCGCTTCTCGCTAAACAGCAATAGCGGCTGCTTTGTAAAATCCTTCCAGGACTTCTTCCACTCCGCATAGGCAAGGTCAGGTTGTTGAAGGCGGGAGTAGATCGTCGCGTTGACGCTGTCTGTCATCGCAGGCCCATTTGGAATGGTCTTGTTAGCAAACCTCGACATCATGTCGCTGGCAGATTGAGTGGCAACCTCATCTTGAAGCGGGTAGATCGCCAGGACTCCCGCAGCTTGCTTATATCCCTTGCCGCGGTCACCTTCGTAATTGATCAGGTTGCCTTTCTCGTCACGCGGCATCTTGAGCATCGGTTGAGACGGCAAATACCGCTTGAAAACCTGATTGACCACACAATTGGTGTAGAGGTCATTGTCGCCGGTGAAGTTCTCATCCGGTGACATCGTGTGATTCAGCGATGTGCCTGTGACTCGATCAGCGTAAAAATGGGCCACCGCGCGGCCGATCTCGTTCGAATCCTTGATATCCACCAAACCGAGCGCGCTTGCCAGTTGCAATCCGTGGACGACAGTTGCGGAAATGTGATGTTGGAATCGGCTTGGCCCCGGGACAGTTTCGAGCCCAGTCACGCTCGATTCCCACGGGTACATGATCGCTTTCGGATCTGCTGGAGAATTGCCGAGCTTCTTGCCGTTGCCCACCGGTCGACCTGCGGCAACCCAGTTCAAATAGTTTCGCCGCGCCGCTTCCTTTTTGTTGATCCGATAGAGCGGAATCGTTGCCGCGCGATCCGGATCCAACAGCATGAGAGCAGGGAAGACCCAAACATCTGCGTCCCAAAAGACGTGCCCAAAATAGTAAGTGCTGCTCAGCCCCATTGGCGAAATCGCCATTTCGTTGTCCGGGTGAATCGATGAGCGCAAGTAAAACAGGAACGAGCGAATCGCTTGTTGGTCTTCCACTGGGCCGTCAATCTCGATATCGGTTTCCCAGAAACCGTCCCAATAAGTCTTGGCGCGTTTGGCGAGGTCCTTAAAATCGTCCGCCGGCGGATTACCGTTGTCAAAGTTCGCCGGAATGTATTGGGAAGTCTCGAACTGGTCTTTGGTCAAAGCGTCATCAGTTCGGTTCAAGTCTGCGGTGGTGGCAACCTTGGTCGTCCAACGCTCTGCCCAGATAGGCGGCCCGGCTGGATCGATGATCGACTCCCGGATCACTAGCATGTGACGATCTTTATCCGCGATCGCCCACCGAGTTTCTAGGATTCCCGTGCGCATGTCGAGAGTTTGTTGATAGTTCTCGATCTTCTCAGGATCAAATGGCGGCTGGGTAGTACGCGTCGAATACCAGTTCTTGAGCGGCAAAATACGTTCCTCGCCACCAGACTCGTAGTTCGTGATGGAAAACGCTTCAAGCGAATTGCCTTCGGAATCGAAAGGCGCGGCAGATCGACTGAGCCTAATTCCAACCTGTCCGTTCCAAAGTACGGCTGGAGTCGGATCCTTTGGGTTGGTCTCGCTCAGCACCCATGGATCGGCGGCGGCAGATCGGGAATCGGTCGACTCGCTCGTTGGGGCGGATGACTTGTTACAACCGCAAATCAGCACCGAGCTGCAAGCAAGAATCGATAGCCTTCGCCACATACTCAGCCACTAATCGCACTAGCTTCGGATAACACTGCGCGGACGCTCCAATTGTTCCGCTCCAAACTCTCTCTTGCCTCGTCTTCTGTGAGGTTAGAAAGCTCGCGCACAATCCGGACGCAACGTTCCTTAAGCTTCACGTTCTTCGCTTTGACATCGACCATCAGGTTCTCGATGACCTTGCCACTCAGCACCATTGCGATCGTGCTGATACGATTAAGAACAAGCTTTTGCGCTGTTCCCGCCTTCAATCGGGTGCTTCCGGTCAGAACTTCTGGGCCAGTTTCCAAAACGATCGAATGCTCTGCTTCTTCAATCAGCGGAGCGTTTCGGTTATTGACGATCGCGCAAGTCCAAAGACCTTTTTGCCGTGCATGCCGGATCGCACCAATGACGTACGGCGTCCGGCCAGAAGCCGCGATTCCAAAGACGACGTCGTTTCGAGTTAGAGCCAAATTGTTGAGATCATCGATTGGTGCGTGGGCGTCGTCTTCTGCGTCTTCAACGGCTTGACCGACAGCCGCTTCGCCGCCTGCGTGAAGTGCCACAAAACAGGATGCGTCGATACCGAAAGTGGGTGGCATTTCTGCTGCGTCCATCTTGGCGATACGCCCTGAAGTACCGGCACCGACATAGATCACTCGCCCGCCGGAATTGTAGGCGTGGGCGGCTCGCTCTGCAGCGATGGCGATGGCTTCTTCGGCTCCTTGAAGCGATTTGATGACGACGAGTTCTTCCTCGTTCATCAACCTGACCATTTCTCGAGGAGTCATCCGGTCCAATCCATAGGATCGAGGATTTCTGTTTTCAGTGCTCATACTTGCTTTTCAATTCGGTTAATGGCCAACAACGATGCTCCGCGGACGGGAGATAACGGTATTTCTGCTGTTTCCAGTCCTAATTGAACCTCGAAATGTTCGCGTACGACCGGACTTGATGCCCAGAACCCACCCGCGCGAAAAACTTTAACCAATTGGTTAATCGGGGGATAACAAAGAATATGGTTCTTCACTTGGGTTACGAGTAATTCCACGTTCGCAATCACGATTTCGTGACACATTTCATTGTCGGTTGCTAACGCGGCAATCTTGCTCCCAACCCGTGCGATCTTTGGGGCCGGCGCTTGCCTTGACCGATAAATCTCCGCCAAAACGTCGTTGACGGCCGAGGTTCCGAACTCTTCATCCAGAATCGGCTGAATCACCTCGACAAACTGCACGGGACATCCAGGTTCAAGCAGTTTCTGAATTGCGAGCCGTCCGCAATAGAAGCCGCTTCCACAATCTCCGAGCAGCGGGCCACCCCCACCGGATTTGACAACCGATCCTTCATAAAAACTGCTGATGATCGAACCTGTCCCTGAGATCACGCAGACAGCATCTTCCGAATTGCAAGCGCGTAGTGAAGCATGGAAATCTGGAACCACTTCAAAGTTCTCGTACCCAAGTTCCGTGAAAATCGCCTTCGCAGCGTACGCATCCGATTCGGTCAAAATGCCCGCCATCGCGCAGACGCCAGATTCAAAATTTGGAACCCCTGCAAGGGCCGATGCAAGGCTCTCTTTCAGCTGATCTCGGGGCGTCGAAGCCCAGTTAGACGAACCGCCGGTGCCTTCAAAGGCCACTGTTCCGTCCAGCAGAATGGCTTCGGCTCTGGTGCTCGAACCACCGCAATCCAGCCCGACAACGATCAAACGGCGCTCCCTTTTGTAATCCTTGCTTCAAGCGGAATCAAAATCACGGCAAACATGACGATACCAGCACAGGTGAGAAATGCGGTGGAGGCTCCACGGGTGTCGTACAGAACGCCGGTAATCAAGTTGGCAAAAATCGTCAGAACCCCTTGGGCGAGGGCAAAAATCCCAAGCGCAGAGCCTCTCGCGTTTGCAGGAGCAAGGTCAGCAATGAGGGCCGTACTGACCCCTCGAAAAATCCCGACGTGAAGTCCGTACACGGCAAATGCAAGCACAATCCAAGCCGCCGGAAGGGAAGCCATCCCAGCATAAGCTATGGCAAACAGAGTCCAACTCGCAGCCAGAACGCCCCACCGACCGATTTTGTCGCTGAGCTTGCCCGCCGGGGCAGAGCTCAACGCAAAGACGATATTGTGCAGAGCATACAACCCGATCAACTGGTCGTCTGAGTAACCAAGACTCTTCGCATGAACGAGCAAAAACGCATCTGATGAGTTCGCCAGGGCAAACAGTCCCAGTAGCCCCAGTCCCCACCAAAATTTCCGTCCGACTGACTTGAAATCGAACTGCAATTTGGTCTTGGTTTGAGTCTCTACAGGTTGGTCTTTCAACCGAAACGACAGCGCGACCGCGATGAGGCCAGGCAAAGCCGCGACCAAAAACAGGGTTCGGTATTCGCCAGGCAGCAGCCGAATGAAGACGAACGATACCGCGATCCCGGCAACCGCGCCCCATGTATCTAGGCTACGGTGCCACCCAAAAGCATGCCCGCGATGTTCCGGGTCAACAGATTCAGTGATGAGCGCATCTCTTGCCGCTGTTCTAAGACCCTTTCCTGTTCGGTCCAAACCACGTGCCAAAAGCATGACCGGCCAACCAGTCGCAAAAGCCATGATGGGCTTGCCAAAAGCACTCAAAAAATAGCCTGAACGTACGAAGGGCACGCGCTTCTGGATGCGATCACTCCAGATTCCACCCGCGCCAGTTGTGAATTTGACGATCGCTTCTGCAATCCCCTCAATGTTGCCAACGATAGAGGGGGGAATCTTCAGAACTTGCGTCATGAAAATCGGCGTCACGACGTAGACCATCTCGCTGCAAACGTCCGCCCAGAAGCTTATCCATCCCATCAGACGGACTTGGGTCGGCAGGGGTTTGCGGTCCGACATCGCCTCTATCATATACCGAGCGGTGCTAAACTCGTGGTGCCACTTTGGCTTGTTTTCCCATGAAACGATATCAAGGCGAATCTTTACCTGACCGTCCCCGCATTGCCGTGGTGGCGAACGATGCGATCGGAAACTTCGTGGTGGGCACCCCCTTGATGCAAATGCTCCGGGAAAAGTTCTCGCCCTGCACGCTGGATTACTACGGTGGCACGCGGACCTGGGAATTGGTGGAAGCCTCGGACCTCATTGATTTTGCTCATCCGGCGCACGGAGCTCAACCCAACCAAACTGCAAAGGTTATCGCCGAGCAAACTGAAGATCGGGACTACGACTTGGTCGTCAATGTGGAATGGACCGGATTTGCAAAATCAGTCACAGGAATGCTCTGTGGGCTCGGAACCGCCGTCTGTGGTCCGTGTATCGGAAATGGTGGTCGCGGAGACTTAGCCTGGCCGTCAGACGATCGCGGTGCACTCTGGGCGGATCAAGAGTGGCTCTCAGAGGAAGTCACTAGCCGGTATCCGTTTTTGAAGTCGGGATTTATCGGCGAGATATTCTGCCGACTAGCCTATCTAGACGGCGACGTGCCCAATTACCGTCTTCCAGTAGCAGACCCTAAAGTTTCGGTGCCAGACGTTTTGATTGCCACCGCTGCGAGTCTGCCAGAGAAGCTCTGGGCGCACGAGAAATGGATTTCACTCCTATCGAAGCTAAAGGCGAGCGGTTTAACCATCGGGTTAATTGGCGCGCCGAAGGCGAAACAAGCTGAGTTCTGGAACATAGCCGACACGGAAGATGATCTTGTGAATGCTGGGATCGTTCAGGATTTCAGGGGCGCGTTCACGTTGCCGCAGGTTGTCGGAGCGCTCGGGCAAGCCCGAATGGTGCTCTCGATTGATAACGGAATCATGCACCTTGCGGCAGGGACAGATACTCCGATTGTTGGATTATTCCGCCACGGGATTCACCGGCTCTGGTGTCCTCCGCGCGACGGCATCACCGTTCTGACTCCGGGCGATGATTCTTTGGTTGCGGCTATCGACGAAGCCGAAGTCGAACTCGCAGTCCGAAAGATTTTGGGATAAAGTGTAGGCATGCAACGCATCGCATTCGGCGTCGTTTTCGCCAGTATGATCGCCTTTTCAGGCGCACAAGACAAACCGAAGTATTCCTTTGGGTTTAACAAAGTTGAGTTCATCGAGTCGATGCACTTTAATCCGAGGCCGATTGATGCGCTTGTCGACACGGTGATCTTGCACCACACCGCCGGACCGACGACTGCCAGCTGCGTTGATTGGTTTTTGAACCCAGAGAGCAAGGTCAGTTCCCACTACGTCGTTGGACCAGATGGCTCTATTATCCAAATGGTTAACACGTTCTACCGAGCGTGGCACGCAGGTGCGAGCAAGGATTCCTTAGGGCGAGAGAATGTCAACAACTTTTCGATCGGAATTGAAATCGTGAACGTTGGCGACGGCAAGCACGATTATCCTGCCGATCAAGTCAAAGCCGTTAGAAACCTTGTTGGTTATCTGTGCCGCACCAAATATCGGGGGCAAATCAAACAGATTTCTAGCCACGAGTACATCGCGGTGCCACCAGGTCGAAAAAATGATCCGATCAACTATCCCTGGTCGAGCCTGTATAACCTCAGCGAACAGCTTCAAATTCCGTTGATTTACGGTCGAACTGACCAGACGGTCACGCGGTACGA harbors:
- a CDS encoding N-acetylmuramoyl-L-alanine amidase — protein: MQRIAFGVVFASMIAFSGAQDKPKYSFGFNKVEFIESMHFNPRPIDALVDTVILHHTAGPTTASCVDWFLNPESKVSSHYVVGPDGSIIQMVNTFYRAWHAGASKDSLGRENVNNFSIGIEIVNVGDGKHDYPADQVKAVRNLVGYLCRTKYRGQIKQISSHEYIAVPPGRKNDPINYPWSSLYNLSEQLQIPLIYGRTDQTVTRYEPWVKR
- a CDS encoding cytochrome b/b6 domain-containing protein, whose protein sequence is MIKIRPTRKLLLGILPLLIAITPFFFAFAQAQEPPAEEAVPVSEANQTCLGCHDPANEGAPGVHMAALQGSPHASNDCTDCHAEFTADAPHTTEMKKSKVACENCHPDVVEAFNSSAHGQKAATDTEVPTCISCHTAGTDPHAIQPSNTLTKKARVEKCSLCHNDKAIMTRHGVDPEAVSSYEASFHGKAFLKFENSKTAICTDCHTNHSVMAATNPKSSTNDANVAKTCGQAGCHPGATASFAQSGFSHLHITIKDNPLLSAIEWFFKILTFGVIGFLLMGVAFDMKAALFSKKPIAVTRPVAFTVAAAFFFLVLSIILAVLKQPYGLYTTAAAVIMGAASGAFHVASKPKRDIDLPVERRFQRFTVSQRLQHLTLMITFILLVLTGMPIRYPNNDVMRGAYLALGGMDVMRLVHRVSAVILIIAWIYHTIELLVRWKKAGFSMDSWTMWPRKKDFSDVVGTVKYHLGMAPEEPEFDRFQFREKFDYFAVYWGMPIMVFSGLILWYPVFYSQFLPSIGLPIAFIAHSDEAVLAFLTIATWHFYNTHFNPHHFPMNPVFITGEVGEKDMQREHPLEYKRIVESGELPEE
- a CDS encoding glycosyltransferase family 9 protein, giving the protein MKRYQGESLPDRPRIAVVANDAIGNFVVGTPLMQMLREKFSPCTLDYYGGTRTWELVEASDLIDFAHPAHGAQPNQTAKVIAEQTEDRDYDLVVNVEWTGFAKSVTGMLCGLGTAVCGPCIGNGGRGDLAWPSDDRGALWADQEWLSEEVTSRYPFLKSGFIGEIFCRLAYLDGDVPNYRLPVADPKVSVPDVLIATAASLPEKLWAHEKWISLLSKLKASGLTIGLIGAPKAKQAEFWNIADTEDDLVNAGIVQDFRGAFTLPQVVGALGQARMVLSIDNGIMHLAAGTDTPIVGLFRHGIHRLWCPPRDGITVLTPGDDSLVAAIDEAEVELAVRKILG
- a CDS encoding N-acetylmuramic acid 6-phosphate etherase; translation: MSTENRNPRSYGLDRMTPREMVRLMNEEELVVIKSLQGAEEAIAIAAERAAHAYNSGGRVIYVGAGTSGRIAKMDAAEMPPTFGIDASCFVALHAGGEAAVGQAVEDAEDDAHAPIDDLNNLALTRNDVVFGIAASGRTPYVIGAIRHARQKGLWTCAIVNNRNAPLIEEAEHSIVLETGPEVLTGSTRLKAGTAQKLVLNRISTIAMVLSGKVIENLMVDVKAKNVKLKERCVRIVRELSNLTEDEARESLERNNWSVRAVLSEASAISG
- the ychF gene encoding redox-regulated ATPase YchF, translated to MLRAGIVGLPNVGKSTLFNAVVANSKAQAANFPFCTIEPNVGMVSVPDSRLEVLAKISGSETILPARLELVDIAGLVKGASKGEGLGNQFLANIREVDAIIHVVRCFDNDDIIHVNGSVDPLRDIEVINLELIYSDIAQIERRIERARKDARMKKEAQVEVDALEKIIPVLDEGKPARSVTLTEDEAAAIAPLGLLSGKPIIYATNVSEDDLAKGNAWVDSVKALASKEGAEVVVISAQVESELIELPEEDRSEFLKCLGVEDGGLQELVKATYHLLGLQTYLTTGPKETRAWTIKQGMTAPQAAGVIHSDFERGFIRAETVSFNDLVASGNMQAAKEKGLVRSEGKEYIVQEGDVMLFRFNV
- the ccsA gene encoding cytochrome c biogenesis protein CcsA, with the translated sequence MNNSMTLLPTPAPAWALQLGEFGKFLVVITCLLFIVSFASLTFLKTSTLASKIGASFFNAGVAGLCSIFAILGTLFVNNQFEFEYVWSHADKSNSWPYQVAGIWSGQEGSFLLWALCAGLFGVLVARNAGEFKKPFLQVYGLFLAALTGILAYESPFNLNLIDGKTIANPADGVGLAPSLQNYWVTIHPPVIFLGFGSLTAVFALAVAALIRRSYTNWIPIVRPWAIISLTLVGLGLCMGGFWAYETLGWGGFWMWDPVENVSFVPWCFMAAFVHGVLVQSARKKWQFTNILLGGLPFLAFVYGTYLTRSGILSETSVHSFAEMDRSALKIMMSILGVTCLGFFGLLIARFIKDRDKKPAETPKVSGTSRENFYRYGIIFLLGLGLATGIGMSVPLFMALSGQKTKVVEEHQYHMVVPWLFVPIMYLLAITPFVSWKSVPMTEIFKKFYTIMCITIGITGTAMLVMVVSPFSKVAELQRVVSFPAGLSVKGLGWVLFLTAMCLLVIVGNTWRLFEVRKAKKLAWGPFVSHIGLAVLMVGLIISRGFERHLTAMVMDGHPGQAFTYAIKYRGMTSNKYDRNNKVIFDIFDAHKGEKPLFSIAPGLYYVKGQDGTENPMIWPDIKRHPYYDFYFTLNPPQSEGTTPIEFKVGDSKTVDQFTITYLGMKREGEAGMGGTKFGAELRVNDGTKTYTITPKLELSLDSSGPVHHDANLDKSIKVSLVSMNAANNSATLQFNLASPIYPVEIYHKPLTIFVWLGTAIMALGGFMSALYRRAPKATSDDSLEPEQGSDENRKGTKKLAPIH
- a CDS encoding MFS transporter; this encodes MSDRKPLPTQVRLMGWISFWADVCSEMVYVVTPIFMTQVLKIPPSIVGNIEGIAEAIVKFTTGAGGIWSDRIQKRVPFVRSGYFLSAFGKPIMAFATGWPVMLLARGLDRTGKGLRTAARDALITESVDPEHRGHAFGWHRSLDTWGAVAGIAVSFVFIRLLPGEYRTLFLVAALPGLIAVALSFRLKDQPVETQTKTKLQFDFKSVGRKFWWGLGLLGLFALANSSDAFLLVHAKSLGYSDDQLIGLYALHNIVFALSSAPAGKLSDKIGRWGVLAASWTLFAIAYAGMASLPAAWIVLAFAVYGLHVGIFRGVSTALIADLAPANARGSALGIFALAQGVLTIFANLITGVLYDTRGASTAFLTCAGIVMFAVILIPLEARITKGSAV